In Plasmodium sp. gorilla clade G2 genome assembly, chromosome: 5, one genomic interval encodes:
- a CDS encoding TATA-box-binding protein, whose amino-acid sequence MHTEDKDKKKKKKKDNNDQDESINGDNNVPYEEQNYEKDILNIIDKENDNIKSNDDNIQNNSNNFDDNNNILDMNFLEQDQLLLEKINQDNVCSALYNSEYDNEEKQKSDDLKNKLVHKNISLNIHNIISSANLCIDINLRLVAVSIRNAEYNPSKINTLIIRLNKPQCTALIFKNGRIMLTGTRTKKDSIMGCKKIAKIIKIVTKEKVKFCNFKIENIIASANCNIPVRLEVLAHDHKEYCNYEPELFAGLVYRYKPTSNLKSVILIFVSGKIIITGCKSLNKLYTVFQDIYNVLIQYKN is encoded by the coding sequence atgcatACAGAAGataaagacaaaaaaaagaagaaaaaaaaagataataatgatcaGGATGAATCGATTAATGGGGATAATAACGTTCCTTATGAAGAACAGAATTATGAAAAGgatatattaaacataatagataaagaaaatgataatataaaaagtaatgatgataacatacaaaataatagtaataattttgatgataataataatattttggatatgaattttttagAACAAGATCAGTTATtgttagaaaaaataaatcaagaTAATGTTTGTTCAGCACTTTATAATTCAGAAtatgataatgaagaaaaacaaaaatcagatgatttaaaaaataaactagtacataaaaatatatcattaaatatacataatattatatcatcagCTAATTTATGTATAGATATTAATTTACGTTTAGTTGCTGTTTCTATAAGAAATGCAGAATACAATCcaagtaaaataaatactCTTATCATTAGATTAAATAAACCTCAATGCACAGctcttatttttaaaaatggaaGAATTATGTTAACAGGCACACGAACAAAAAAAGATTCTATCATGGGATGTAAAAAAATtgcaaaaattataaaaattgtaacaaaagaaaaagttaaattttgtaattttaaaattgaaaatattattgcTAGTGCTAATTGTAATATACCAGTCAGATTAGAAGTATTAGCACATGATCATAAAGAATATTGTAATTATGAACCTGAACTATTTGCAGGATTAGTCTATAGATATAAACCAACATCCAACTTAAAATCAGTTATACTCATTTTTGTTTCAggcaaaataattataaccgGTTGTAAATCTCTCAACAAATTATATACGGTCTTTCAAGATATATACAATGTTTTAATTCaatacaaaaattaa